In the genome of Acidobacteriota bacterium, the window CACCTGCACCGTGGTAACGGCGTTGATGGTGCCGGTGGCGTCTACCATCTGGCGGATGTCGCCCTTCTCCACCTTCGCGCTGAAGTACTGCTGGTCGGCTGTGCCGCGGAACTTGAAGGCGGCAAATATGGCGATCGCCGCCACTATCGCCGCCAGGATCAGAAGATTGCGTTTCGTCAGCATCGTGCGTTCAGGCTCTTTCTTATGAGTACGTTACAAGCGCGCAGGAACATACCCAACACTTTATTAAACCATCCCGCCGCGCAAAAGTTGTGGTCAAAGCAGAACAGCTGCCGCCACCTCAGTTAGATGCACTTTCGGCTCAGTCGACGCGGCTCAGCCGGCGCAGCCCAGGGATACCGGTAGTCTACGACACCCCCCAGCGGACTCGGCTCGTTGGCAATACGATTTGAGTCGTATAATATCGAAGCTATGGCACACCTTACGCCCCGCGATGCCGCCCGCGCGCTTGGCATCAGCTATCCCACCATCAAGCAGTGGATCTACAACGGGAAACTAAAGACGGTGAAGACTGCCGGCGGACACCACCGCATCCCCGAATCGGAACTCGACCGCTTGCTGCCCCGCGCCGAGAAGAGCGACAAGAAGAAGGCCAGCCGGCGCGCAGGGTTCCGCCATATCAGCGGACGCAATCAACTCATCGGCCGCGTGGTGGAGATCAAGATCGATGGACTGATGGCGCAGGTGCGTCTCTCCATCGGCGGCCAGCACATCACCAGCATCATCACCGCCGAAGCGGTGCGCGAGCTGCGTCTGAAGAAGGGTGACACCGCGGCCGCGCTCATCAAG includes:
- a CDS encoding efflux RND transporter periplasmic adaptor subunit; translation: MLTKRNLLILAAIVAAIAIFAAFKFRGTADQQYFSAKVEKGDIRQMVDATGTINAVTTVQV
- a CDS encoding helix-turn-helix transcriptional regulator, with amino-acid sequence MAHLTPRDAARALGISYPTIKQWIYNGKLKTVKTAGGHHRIPESELDRLLPRAEKSDKKKASRRAGFRHISGRNQLIGRVVEIKIDGLMAQVRLSIGGQHITSIITAEAVRELRLKKGDTAAALIKSTEVMILRP